AGAGATACCCTACTTATTCCACCAGATTAATAAAATGGAGACGTATCATCTAAATTGTGTGGAACTGTTCATTCTCTGATGTTAGTCCACATCCACATAGTTCAGTGTCCATCACTTCCATATGGTTATTAAAAAACAAATTGAACTTGAACATTAGCCTACTTTTACCATTTGACATTGAACCAAAtactttgttttttttctttcaattaaTGATTTAATTAACAATATTGCTCCCCAGAGGCGAAACTGAGTTTGACACGTGCAGGGACAATACGCATTAGGGCtggtatctttcaaggattttagTTCATTCGAAATAATGCCATTGTTCACTAGAATCGTTTTTCATTAATTGGGCTATTTTGTATTTAACAATATGGCCTATATACTAGAAACTAATGGACACATGGACACAGATATAATACATTTATAATATATGAATACAGTTATTAAAATATAAATGATCAAAGTTACAATAGATTGCCATTGATTTTCTGTTAATTGCCAAAATCACTGAAGGTTCCAGTGACTTTCTAAATTACTGGTAGCTTTGAAACCCTAATACAGACAAGAAGTTCCAGTCTTCATGAGTTCTCTACCCTAAATGTAGCTCATTTATATGACCTAAAATATGAACTCAGATATTTAAAACTGCTTTTGACAGTGGAAAATAACTCTTCATTTGCAGGCTCTTCACTGAAGACCCCTGGATCCTGAACCCATTTCACCTAGGATCCcctacccccaccctcctcctcgCCCCAGCCCCACAGCCTGTGGGTATCTtcctgtacctgtgtgtgtgtacctccccctcctcaccctcccacCTCCAGAGCCCATAGTCCACCATGCTGTGGACTGTTCTCCTAGCCCTGCTGGTTCTCCTCCTGCTGCAGACCCAGCTATGTGTCTGTCTACGGGTGCTCAGAGTTGCCGGCTATTCTTCCccctcatcctccccctctcgTAATGCCACCAAGCAGCGACTACCTGGAGCCATCATCATCGGCGTGCGTAAAGGTGGCACCAGGGCCCTTCTGGAGATGCTCAACCTCCATCCGGACGTAGAGGTGGCCAAGGCTGAGGTAATGATAAATAGAAACATCATCATGACCATCTCAACTTAAATTGTAAAGCACTTTCACACAATAGACTACTCTCAAAGCTTTAACATAATGGTATGAAAATAGTCATGCAGCATAACAGAATGAAAGAACAAGATAAAATCCTAGAATGCAGACTttactgaagtaaaaaaaaaaattttggggggGGTAAAGTATTAAACAACCCTACATACTTTCTTTTTAGGTGCACTACTTCAATGTGGAAGAGCACTACCGGCGTGGGCTGGCGTGGTATCGTGCCCAGATGCCCTTCACCCTGCCTGGGCAAGTGACGGTGGAGAAAACCCCTGGCTACTTTTCCTCTCCCCAGGTCCCTCAGCGGGTCTGGGAGATGAACCCTGCTGTCCGACTCCTGCTGATCGTCCGGGACCCCGCTGAGCGCCTCGTCTCCGACTACACCCAGGTTCTCCATAATAGGGTGACCCGCCACAAGCCCTACAAGTCTCTAGGTAAGTTGCACCGAGGTTAGAGTGGTgacccagtaaccgaaaggttgctagttcaagTCCCAGGCGATAGATAATTGGGGGCTGCTTGTGTCAgatcattactaccaccaccatcattcaCTTGAGAAATGCAGttaacaacaaaaatgtaaatccATCCAGTGCTCCATACCTCAGATCCTGTTCCTCTTAACCTATATGTGTGCCAAGAGTTAGGAAAAAGCAAAGACAATATACATTTCTGCTCTAAATATTATATTACATTCTACTCTATTTCATGTATTCTATTGTAGAAGAGCTGCTGCTCCGCCAGGGCCACATTGACCCGGCCTACAAAGCCCTGCAGAGGAGTCTGTACCACCAACACCTGGACCGCTGGCTGGAAGTCTTCCCCAGGGAGCAGGTCCATGTGGTGGACGGAGAGGCCCTCATCAGAGACCCCTTCCCAGAGCTCCGGAGGGCGGAGAGGTAATGTTATACCTAATGTAATTTTTGggtgtgttccaaaaacacaccctctggtcaaaagtagacaTTATAAGATTCTGACCTTACGATCACTGATCATCTTCCCTGTAAGGTCGGAATGGCAGGCTGCCCAGGAAACCATGGAGCCGGCATGAGATATAGCTCAGGAAAACATACCTCAATCCAGGGATGGAGATGCTAGGTAGCCAAAGCCACAGCAGACATTTTCAAAGGATAGTCAgtcaatcagctcctttgttgttCAACATGACATTCCATATGGGATGGCTAGTCAAAAATactacactatataggaaatagggtacaatttgggacacaggcttATACTTGAATAAAATGGCCTAAGTTACACTTTATCACCACGCACTTTAACTTGTAGCCTACATATTTAACCAACCGTGCGTTTTGAATACATTTAGCCTCATGTCTATTGTTGGTAAAATTCACAGAGATGAGCACCCCAAACACAACGAACTGGAAGTTCATTGAAAGGACCCAGAACTAGCAGTCTTCTTCTTATTCATCTTATATGTTATTTTGGCAGTCCACAAACACACGTTAgaggtgcatgccgccacctactgtacaggTGGTAAACTATAGAAAAAATATCCATTGTATTAAAGGGGGATAAAAACAATAtcatgtaaacaaacaaaaacagacaaaAAAAATAACATCACATGGCCCTACACAGGCTGAGGGGCATGTGAGGGCGGAGCATCCTTTGACAAGATTTCTTGCAATGCCTCGGCTGTAAACTCACTGCGTCCCAAAAAGCATACTGCTGCACGATAATTCAAATGTTGTCTGATTTCTTCTTTGTTTGTGCTGTGCAGTTTATGACCACTGCAATAAATGCTGCAAAGTCCACcttatctacatgttatatatcaggATCCCTTGATTGCCGAGAAACATTCACTGGTGCAGTCTCAATTACCATTGCATCTTCAACGCCACTCGCTCCTTCAACTCTTTTCTCCACCTCCAGATAGGAGACAAGCTGGACAGCCCTTATTCTCCCCACCTCTGTCTCCTTCACCATAACAGCGCAATCCAGGGACTAGGGCATATGTTCGCCaccaccagtggaggctcctgaagggaggacggctcttaataatggctggaactgagcaaatggaatggcatcaaaccatgtgtttgatgtatttgataccattccacttattcctctccagccattaccacgagcccatcctccccaaataAGGTGCCACCAAACTCCTGTGGCCACCACAGTTGCAGCATATAACCTCAGCTGGCACACAATTTTTTTCCCCCCTATCTGCATACACTTGAGACATGCCCAAATCTTTTGCATTTATTACACTGGAGGAGCTTAAGAACAACAGCTCTTAAAGGATATTTCATAAAGCCTAGCTTTACATGAGAAGGAAGAGACATTATAATATGGACGAAGTGAGTTTCCTTACTCCATTCGCCACACAGGTCAGTCATCATGCACAAATCACTTAATCTACTTCCTCAGGTATATCATCTGCATCCACTTCATGAGCAACCCCAGAGACAGGCGCCCTGCTTCGTAAATCCATACACAAAACTGCATTCCAAAATATTTTTGAGGCGCAAAGTATGTTCCACGGACACACAAAAAAATCTAACTAAAACCAGAATTTGCGGCTGCCACCAACGCCACCTCACCCAATGCACCCATGAAACGTCTTAGCTTCCATCACAACTTTACTTATTTTGTTTCCTTTCTTTTTCATGACTGTAGCCCACTCATTCTCACTCTCATCTTTATCCGACCCGCCATCAGTTTCGAACAGAACATCCATTTCCGCCATCTTCCCATTGGCCTGAATAAAAAATGGCCTCCAAGAGAAGATCCTTTCATGGCCCACCTGTTACTTTTGTATGTAACTTATATTGTGTAAGATGCTATTCAGTTGCCTCATTGAGGAGATTAAAGTTTTTAATCTAATCTCATCtaatgtaggccgtcattgtagtaggccatcatcgtaaataagaatttgttcttaactgacttgcctagttaaattaaataaataaatgatctaTAGGTTCCTGGACCTGCTGCCCCGCATCACTCCCTCCAACTTCTACTTCAACACAACTAAAGgtttctactgtctcctctctgctgggGGCCATGACAAGTGTCTGGATGAGTCCAAGGGGAGGCCCCACGCTCCTCTCAGCTCCCGGGCCTTCAGGAAGCTCTGCCGATACTTCAAAGAACCCAACCGCCTGTTCTTTGAAATGGTGGGACGTTCCTTCTCCTGGTGCTGACTGTGCATCAAGAAACAAAAGGCCCTTTATTGCTCTGATACCACCTTtaatgggacagagagaggggacagacaggGCCAACTGGAGATATTGGCCATAATAGCAAATATTTGGGATGCCTTTGAAATGGTCACCTGTTCCctatgtgcactacttttgggcaGAGAGGGTACCATTTAGAACGTAATCTTAGAGACTCTTAGAGACACTAAGAGCAGGTCAACAGTGAAAAGACATTGGCCTGTGTGAAGTTCCTGTTGATTGATTGCACAGATAGATAGATTGGTGTGTTGACTGTCAGGTAGGGGGGTGGATGGGATGAATGGATGAATAGATTGCTGTGCAGACTGTTGGTTGTGCGGATGGATTCATTTATGTGTCAATTGAAGGTTGTGGGTGGATGAATTGACTGAGAGATGAAAGGATAAAACCACAGATGCACACAGACGATTTTAAAGATCTTTAGAGGTGTTACGTTTTTAATGTTCTCAATTGTCTTACTGTCAATGAGCTGAACCAAGCCAGGCCTGGGAGTGAAAAGCACAACAAGCATAGACTGTATAAGATAACTCTCACTGAGGGACACTATTTCTAACTACCCATAGAAAAAGATGGTGGGTACATTCAATATGGCAGCTGGTCCACCCATCACggaacattgacttgaatgggaatatccATTCTAgtgatctgttttttttaaatcgtaCTACCTGCTGGAGAACATGAACTGAAGTGCCcattctctaatactgtatgccTGGTGGTCCTAATAGCACCTGATCATGACTCTTGCTGGTGTCTATCAATGTTGGCCTTGGTTGCACAAACTGGAATGAAATCGAGTGtaagaaaataattacaataaacTGTGCCATACAATTGTATCGTGAACAATCACGACAAAAACAAATCTTGTCATTTTGATGGTCATTAAAATGAGTTTCAGAGCAGATACCATTGGAGGAAATGTAGAAGTGTACAAAAAATAGAGGGTAGAAGAATGCTTTGAAATTAGATGGGGCTTATTGTTGCACTATAACTGAATGCTTAATTGCATAAAAGGTTAGTCCATCTGAAGATCTACTGTACCCATATGAAGCTATTTCAAACCGAGTCTGAAGATTGAGACTGCTTACCATTTTCACAAAATCGTTTACCATTGTAAAAAGTATAACTGTGAGCTAAAATAATGTCCTCATTTAGATAATCATGTGTACTTATTCTAGTTATTATTCT
The genomic region above belongs to Oncorhynchus mykiss isolate Arlee chromosome 6, USDA_OmykA_1.1, whole genome shotgun sequence and contains:
- the LOC110526036 gene encoding heparan sulfate glucosamine 3-O-sulfotransferase 1 yields the protein MLWTVLLALLVLLLLQTQLCVCLRVLRVAGYSSPSSSPSRNATKQRLPGAIIIGVRKGGTRALLEMLNLHPDVEVAKAEVHYFNVEEHYRRGLAWYRAQMPFTLPGQVTVEKTPGYFSSPQVPQRVWEMNPAVRLLLIVRDPAERLVSDYTQVLHNRVTRHKPYKSLEELLLRQGHIDPAYKALQRSLYHQHLDRWLEVFPREQVHVVDGEALIRDPFPELRRAERFLDLLPRITPSNFYFNTTKGFYCLLSAGGHDKCLDESKGRPHAPLSSRAFRKLCRYFKEPNRLFFEMVGRSFSWC